The following are from one region of the Sorghum bicolor cultivar BTx623 chromosome 2, Sorghum_bicolor_NCBIv3, whole genome shotgun sequence genome:
- the LOC8057283 gene encoding FBD-associated F-box protein At4g10400 encodes MELLCPSAKRRRSEDLAADEPQPRATEATEAANLGPATQSEEPPPPPPSEAAAGGGGGGGEDDVDRISGLPDAVLGEIVSLLSTKEAARTQILASRWRHVWLASPLVLDGTDLSTEPMAYRRDDKKFDADKEALASAVSRILSAHRGPARRFCVPPHFLQDRPATVDAWLSSPALHNLQELDFWERNDMKYLYMQPSPLASLPASTFRFSATLRVATFGKCELLDSSVEGIHFPHLKQLGLEDVSISEGSLNTIISRCPVLECLLLKHIFGFGCLRISSNSLKSIGVGADRRRDNLQFLQEVIIVDAPCLERFLYLGKPMTLTVISAPKLETLGCLDDEWFLHRRLVYDTTSIQGLKVVSMTTALSNVKTLAIASEFVNLDTVIELMKCFPCLEKLYVKSRISGRLNRWRRKYKDFIKSFDIPLKTIVLKQYRGIRSQVNFASFFLLNARELESMRLEVGASDCNEAFFAEQYAMLQMEKRASRGARLHFIKKLCTHPMYVDHVRELSVADPFECRC; translated from the exons ATGGAGCTGCTGTGTCCCAGTGCCAAGAGGAGGAGATCCGAGGACCTCGCAGCCGATGAGCCCCAGCCGCGGGCAACGGAAGCCACGGAGGCGGCCAATCTTGGACCTGCAACCCAGAGCGAagagccgccaccgccgccgccgtcagaagctgctgctggtggtggcggcggcggcggcgaagacgACGTCGACCGCATCAGCGGCCTCCCCGACGCCGTCCTCGGTGAGATAGTTTCACTTCTCTCCACCAAGGAAGCTGCTCGTACCCAAATCCTCGCCTCCCGGTGGCGCCACGTCTGGCTCGCCTCCCCTCTCGTCCTCGACGGCACAGACCTCTCCACCGAGCCCATGGCCTACCGCCGCGACGATAAGAAGTTTGACGCTGACAAGGAGGCCCTCGCCAGCGCTGTCTCCCGCATCCTCTCCGCGCACCGGGGCCCCGCCCGCCGCTTCTGCGTCCCGCCTCACTTTCTCCAGGACCGTCCCGCCACCGTGGACGCCTGGCTCAGCTCCCCGGCGCTTCACAACCTCCAGGAGCTTGATTTCTGGGAACGGAATGATATGAAATATTTGTATATGCAACCGTCTCCGTTGGCATCGCTACCTGCCTCTACTTTCCGGTTCTCGGCTACCCTCCGAGTTGCTACCTTCGGCAAATGCGAGCTCCTGGATAGCTCCGTGGAAGGGATTCACTTTCCCCATCTCAAGCAGCTTGGCCTTGAAGATGTCAGCATCTCGGAGGGCTCACTGAATACCATCATTTCCAGGTGCCCTGTCCTGGAGTGCCTGTTACTTAAACACATCTTTGGGTTTGGCTGCCTCCGGATTAGTTCTAATAGCCTCAAAAGCATCGGCGTGGGCGCTGATCGTCGAAGGGACAATCTCCAGTTCTTACAGGAAGTTATAATTGTCGATGCCCCTTGTCTTGAAAGATTTCTCTATCTTGGCAAACCAATGACTTTAACTGTAATCTCTGCACCTAAACTGGAGACCTTAGGCTGTCTTGATGATGAATGGTTTCTTCATCGCAGGCTTGTATATGACACCACATCTATTCAG GGATTAAAAGTTGTAAGCATGACAACGGCATTGAGCAATGTCAAGACTCTAGCCATCGCATCAGAGTTTGTTAATCTTGATACGGTCATTGAGTTGATGAAATGCTTTCCTTGTTTGGAGAAGTTGTACGTAAAG TCTCGAATTTCAGGGAGATTGAATCGATGGCGTCGTAAATACAAGGATTTCATTAAAAGTTTTGATATCCCTCTCAAGACAATAGTGTTGAAGCAGTATCGAGGCATCAGATCACAAGTCAATTTTGCCTCATTCTTTCTACTGAATGCAAGAGAGTTAGAGTCAATGAGACTCGAAGTTGGAGCCAGTGACTGCAATGAGGCTTTTTTTGCAGAACAATATGCGATGCTTCAGATGGAGAAAAGGGCATCGAGAGGTGCACGGttacattttataaaaaaattatgtaCCCATCCTATGTATGTTGATCATGTCCGTGAGTTGTCTGTAGCAGACCCCTTCGAATGTAGATGTTAG